In Salinarimonas sp., a genomic segment contains:
- a CDS encoding SDR family oxidoreductase — translation MDRERLKGKNVLITGAAQGMGAAIAEHYAAQGANVCLGDVNEAGAHGVAERINAEGNGRAIAVKLDVTKRADNAAAVAATVEAFGSLNVALLNAGLNKPKFFMDIDEENWDLIMNVNAKGVLFGMQEAARQMIAQGKEHGPYKIINVGSIASRTTFDDVVPYCCSKHAVLAMITGGARALVDHNITVNGYGPGVVRTELWEQLDKDLVEIGKFEKPGESMDSLARNMILMKRYSYPEDVVGTASFLASKDSDYMTGQLILIDGGMVMQ, via the coding sequence ATGGATCGCGAACGACTGAAGGGCAAGAACGTGCTGATCACCGGCGCCGCCCAGGGCATGGGCGCGGCGATCGCCGAGCACTACGCGGCCCAGGGCGCGAACGTCTGCCTCGGCGACGTCAACGAGGCGGGCGCGCATGGTGTCGCCGAGCGGATCAACGCCGAGGGCAACGGCCGCGCCATCGCGGTGAAGCTCGACGTGACGAAGCGCGCCGACAACGCCGCCGCCGTGGCCGCGACGGTCGAGGCCTTCGGCTCGCTCAACGTCGCCCTCCTCAACGCCGGCCTGAACAAGCCCAAGTTCTTCATGGACATCGACGAGGAGAACTGGGACCTGATCATGAACGTCAACGCCAAGGGCGTGCTCTTCGGCATGCAGGAGGCGGCGCGCCAGATGATCGCCCAAGGCAAGGAGCACGGGCCCTACAAGATCATCAACGTCGGCTCCATCGCCTCGCGCACCACCTTCGACGACGTGGTGCCCTATTGCTGCTCGAAGCACGCGGTGCTCGCCATGATCACCGGCGGGGCGCGCGCGCTGGTCGACCACAACATCACGGTGAACGGCTACGGGCCGGGCGTGGTGCGCACCGAGCTCTGGGAGCAGCTCGACAAGGACCTCGTCGAAATCGGCAAGTTCGAGAAGCCCGGCGAGTCCATGGACAGCCTCGCGCGCAACATGATCCTGATGAAGCGCTATTCCTACCCCGAGGACGTGGTGGGCACCGCCTCGTTCCTGGCGAGCAAGGATTCCGACTACATGACCGGCCAGCTCATTCTCATCGACGGCGGCATGGTCATGCAGTGA
- a CDS encoding Xaa-Pro peptidase family protein codes for MPETSALSPRILQPGDLDPNWRWDRHIPALGHTAVDFERRVDHDRLRRYRLSRARQALKNSPCGALILFDVNNIRYVSGTKIGEWERDKMCRFALLAGDEEPWVWDFGSAAVHHREYCDWLNPDHCLAGVVGMRGTIPPSFGLMKRYAEEIASLIRKAGVGDMPVGLDYAETAMMFELQQAGLDIVDGQQVMLDAREIKNVDEIHLLNQAASMVDGVYHMIWEEMKPGVRENDIVAMANKMLYEMGSDDVEAINAIAGERCNPHPHNFTDRYFRPGDQAFFDILQSYQGYRTCYYRTFNVGRSTPAQRDAYVKCRDWLDAAIALIKPGVGTDVVARAFPEAHEFGFPDELSAFGLQFGHGLGLALHERPIISRVVSLENPMEIQTGMVFALETYCPATDGYSAARIEEEVVVTDKGCQVISLFPAEELPIANRY; via the coding sequence ATGCCCGAAACGTCCGCTCTCAGCCCGCGCATCCTCCAGCCCGGCGACCTCGATCCGAACTGGCGCTGGGACCGCCACATCCCCGCGCTCGGCCACACCGCCGTCGATTTCGAGCGGCGCGTCGACCACGATCGCCTGCGCCGCTACCGGCTCTCGCGGGCCCGCCAGGCGCTGAAGAACTCGCCCTGCGGCGCGCTGATCCTGTTCGACGTCAACAACATCCGCTACGTCTCCGGCACCAAGATCGGCGAGTGGGAGCGGGACAAGATGTGCCGCTTCGCGCTGCTCGCCGGCGACGAGGAGCCCTGGGTCTGGGACTTCGGCTCCGCCGCCGTGCATCACCGCGAATATTGCGACTGGCTGAACCCGGACCATTGCCTCGCCGGCGTGGTCGGCATGCGCGGCACGATCCCGCCCTCCTTCGGGCTGATGAAGCGCTACGCCGAGGAGATCGCGAGCCTGATCCGCAAGGCCGGCGTCGGCGACATGCCGGTGGGCCTCGACTACGCCGAGACGGCGATGATGTTCGAGCTGCAGCAGGCGGGGCTCGACATCGTCGACGGCCAGCAGGTCATGCTCGACGCGCGCGAGATCAAGAACGTCGACGAGATCCACCTGCTCAACCAGGCGGCCTCCATGGTCGACGGCGTGTATCACATGATCTGGGAGGAGATGAAGCCGGGCGTGCGCGAGAACGACATCGTCGCGATGGCCAACAAGATGCTCTACGAGATGGGCTCGGACGACGTCGAAGCCATCAACGCCATCGCCGGCGAGCGCTGCAACCCGCACCCGCACAATTTCACCGACCGCTACTTCCGCCCCGGCGACCAGGCCTTCTTCGACATCCTGCAGAGCTACCAGGGCTACCGCACCTGCTACTACAGGACCTTCAACGTCGGCCGCTCCACGCCCGCGCAGCGCGACGCCTACGTCAAGTGCCGCGACTGGCTCGACGCCGCGATCGCCCTGATCAAGCCGGGCGTGGGCACCGACGTCGTCGCCCGCGCCTTCCCCGAGGCGCACGAGTTCGGCTTCCCCGACGAGCTCTCCGCCTTCGGCCTGCAGTTCGGCCACGGGCTCGGCCTCGCGCTGCACGAGCGCCCGATCATCAGCCGGGTCGTCTCGCTGGAGAACCCGATGGAGATCCAGACCGGCATGGTCTTCGCGCTCGAGACCTACTGCCCGGCGACCGACGGCTATTCCGCCGCGCGCATCGAGGAGGAGGTCGTCGTCACCGACAAGGGCTGCCAGGTGATCAGCCTGTTCCCGGCCGAGGAGCTGCCGATCGCCAACCGCTACTGA
- a CDS encoding thiamine pyrophosphate-dependent dehydrogenase E1 component subunit alpha, with protein MNATDNTAEYLRLYEQMARIRAFEDNANQLYLSAKMPGLTHMYTGQEAVAVGICEALEQSDQITSTHRGHGHCVAKGADFKEMFCELLGKAEGYCRGKGGSMHIADQANGNLGANAIVGGSAGIATGAALSAKRLGSDAVTVCFFGDGALGQGLLYEVMNMAALWKLPVIYACENNHYGEYTRTDEMAAGDLCARAAAFGIETHQVDGQDVLAVNRLARDLVGRARKGEGPFFVLLDTYRWHGHHVGDINRAYYRPKDEEALWKETRDPILNFGKWLEGEGIVGADDLVAIGERVRREAEAAVAYAEAAAYPPAHEVDMHVYATPGTADGRREELHHA; from the coding sequence ATGAACGCCACCGACAACACGGCCGAGTACCTGCGCCTCTACGAGCAGATGGCCCGCATCCGCGCCTTCGAGGACAACGCCAACCAGCTCTACCTCTCGGCCAAGATGCCGGGCCTCACCCACATGTACACCGGCCAGGAGGCGGTCGCGGTGGGGATCTGCGAGGCGCTGGAGCAGAGCGACCAGATCACCTCCACCCACCGCGGCCACGGCCATTGCGTGGCCAAGGGCGCGGATTTCAAGGAGATGTTCTGCGAGCTGCTGGGGAAGGCGGAGGGCTATTGCCGCGGCAAGGGCGGGTCCATGCACATCGCCGACCAGGCCAACGGCAATCTCGGCGCCAACGCCATCGTCGGCGGCTCGGCCGGGATCGCCACCGGCGCGGCGCTCTCGGCCAAGCGGCTGGGCAGCGACGCGGTGACGGTGTGCTTCTTCGGCGACGGGGCGCTCGGCCAGGGGCTGCTCTACGAGGTGATGAACATGGCGGCTTTGTGGAAGCTGCCGGTCATCTACGCCTGCGAGAACAACCATTACGGCGAGTACACCCGCACCGACGAGATGGCGGCGGGGGACCTGTGCGCCCGCGCCGCCGCCTTCGGCATCGAGACCCACCAGGTCGACGGCCAGGACGTGCTCGCGGTGAACCGCCTCGCCCGCGATCTCGTGGGCCGCGCCCGCAAGGGCGAGGGGCCGTTCTTCGTGCTGCTCGACACCTATCGCTGGCACGGCCACCACGTCGGCGACATCAACCGCGCCTACTACCGGCCCAAGGACGAGGAAGCGCTCTGGAAGGAGACGCGCGACCCGATCCTCAACTTCGGCAAGTGGCTGGAGGGCGAGGGCATCGTCGGCGCCGACGACCTCGTCGCCATCGGCGAGCGCGTGCGCCGCGAGGCGGAGGCGGCCGTCGCCTACGCCGAGGCCGCCGCCTACCCGCCGGCCCACGAGGTCGACATGCACGTCTACGCCACGCCCGGCACGGCCGACGGACGCCGCGAGGAGCTCCATCATGCGTGA
- a CDS encoding alpha-ketoacid dehydrogenase subunit beta: MREITLAKAVNEAIAEEMRRDPTVFLLGEDVAEAGTPFKVLSGLVEEFGPERIIDTPISEPGFVGIAVGAALTGSRPIVDLMFGDFLFLVMDQLCNQAAKARYMSGGKLNVPMVLRTNLGATRRSAAQHSQSLHALVAHIPGLKVAMPSSAYEAKGLMKTAIRDDDPVVIFEDKLMYQDKAPVPEEEYLIPFGEAAVLRAGRDVTLVATSSMVQVSLAAAEMLAREGVSAEVVDPRTIVPLDEDTILASVRKTSRAIVVDEGHRSYGVSAEIAARISEKAFYHLDAPVARLAAMDVPIPFSPALEDLTVPTPDDVVAAARRMLRGEVRDAA; this comes from the coding sequence ATGCGTGAGATCACCCTGGCCAAGGCCGTCAACGAGGCGATCGCCGAGGAGATGCGCCGCGACCCGACGGTCTTCCTCCTGGGCGAGGACGTCGCGGAGGCCGGCACGCCCTTCAAGGTGCTCTCCGGGCTCGTGGAGGAGTTCGGCCCCGAGCGCATCATCGACACCCCGATCTCCGAGCCCGGCTTCGTCGGGATCGCCGTGGGGGCGGCGCTGACCGGCTCGCGGCCGATCGTCGACTTGATGTTCGGCGACTTCCTGTTCCTGGTCATGGACCAGCTCTGCAACCAGGCGGCCAAAGCCCGCTACATGTCCGGCGGCAAGCTGAACGTGCCGATGGTGCTGCGCACCAATCTCGGCGCCACCCGCCGCTCCGCCGCGCAGCATTCGCAGTCGCTCCACGCCCTCGTCGCCCATATCCCCGGGCTGAAGGTCGCGATGCCGTCCTCCGCCTACGAGGCCAAGGGGCTGATGAAGACCGCCATCCGGGACGACGACCCGGTGGTGATCTTCGAGGACAAGCTGATGTACCAGGACAAGGCGCCGGTGCCGGAGGAGGAATACCTCATTCCGTTCGGCGAGGCCGCCGTCCTGCGCGCGGGGCGCGACGTGACGCTGGTGGCCACCTCGTCGATGGTGCAGGTCTCGCTCGCCGCCGCCGAGATGCTGGCGCGCGAGGGCGTCTCGGCCGAGGTGGTCGACCCGCGCACCATCGTGCCGCTGGACGAGGACACGATCCTCGCCTCGGTGCGCAAGACGAGCCGCGCCATCGTCGTCGACGAGGGCCACCGCAGCTACGGCGTCTCGGCGGAGATCGCCGCGCGCATCTCGGAGAAGGCGTTCTACCACCTCGACGCGCCGGTCGCGCGGCTCGCCGCGATGGACGTGCCGATCCCGTTCTCGCCGGCGCTCGAGGACCTCACCGTGCCGACGCCCGACGACGTCGTCGCCGCCGCGCGCCGCATGCTGCGCGGGGAGGTTCGCGATGCCGCATGA
- a CDS encoding biotin/lipoyl-containing protein, translating to MPHEVIMPALGMAQDTGLIVSWAKAPGDAIAAGEVLLEVETDKSTMEIEAQSGGFVAEIRSIAGATVPVGEVIAVISAEKPAAPTGPAGASAAPEAEPAAEPAPAAKPEPPPVAAALPAPVDGRVLASPKARRLAAERGLDLAALVAEGAGQPIHVRDLDALAARAAAARSTIPAAAPAASPVATSHAARLEARAPAAALDAFAAWLAAENGGANQRAAVLAAFAAAGLRAGREDAGALVVAVEAADGAGPVRYIDADRVRLAALAPCDADDPAAPVLTVRDLLGTPIVAARAGGLATPVLTLVPAGDAIALALDYTADKLDDRAAVALVTALAGRLSEPLRHLL from the coding sequence ATGCCGCATGAGGTGATCATGCCCGCCCTCGGGATGGCGCAGGACACGGGGCTCATCGTCTCCTGGGCCAAGGCGCCGGGCGATGCGATCGCCGCCGGCGAGGTGCTGCTCGAGGTCGAGACCGACAAGTCGACCATGGAGATCGAGGCGCAGTCGGGCGGCTTCGTCGCCGAGATCCGCTCAATCGCCGGCGCCACCGTGCCCGTCGGCGAGGTGATCGCGGTGATCTCCGCCGAGAAGCCCGCAGCGCCGACGGGGCCCGCCGGGGCGTCCGCTGCGCCGGAGGCGGAGCCGGCGGCCGAGCCCGCGCCCGCGGCGAAACCGGAGCCCCCTCCCGTCGCCGCTGCGCTTCCCGCCCCTGTCGACGGCCGCGTGCTCGCCTCGCCGAAGGCGCGGCGGCTCGCCGCCGAGCGCGGGCTCGACCTCGCCGCACTCGTCGCCGAGGGCGCGGGCCAGCCGATCCATGTGCGGGACCTCGACGCGCTCGCCGCGCGGGCCGCGGCGGCCCGGTCGACGATCCCCGCCGCGGCCCCCGCCGCGTCCCCCGTGGCCACCTCCCACGCCGCGCGGCTCGAGGCGCGCGCCCCTGCGGCGGCGCTCGACGCCTTCGCGGCCTGGCTCGCCGCGGAAAACGGCGGCGCGAACCAGCGCGCGGCCGTGCTCGCCGCCTTCGCCGCCGCCGGGCTGCGCGCGGGGCGCGAGGACGCGGGCGCGCTCGTCGTCGCCGTCGAGGCCGCGGACGGCGCGGGTCCCGTCCGCTACATCGATGCCGACCGCGTGCGCCTCGCCGCGCTCGCGCCCTGCGACGCGGACGACCCGGCCGCGCCGGTCCTCACCGTGCGCGACCTCCTCGGCACGCCGATCGTCGCGGCCAGGGCCGGCGGGCTCGCCACGCCCGTCCTCACCCTCGTGCCTGCGGGAGACGCGATCGCGCTCGCCCTCGACTACACGGCAGACAAGCTCGACGACCGCGCGGCGGTCGCGCTCGTAACCGCCCTCGCCGGCCGTTTGTCCGAGCCGCTGCGCCACCTCCTCTGA
- a CDS encoding NAD-dependent succinate-semialdehyde dehydrogenase — protein MDHTDLYIDGAWRPGSEGERFDVINPADESVLASVASATTDDADAALDAAARAFGPWAARTPRERAEILRKAFELMSARLDHFARLITLENGKAGADARGEAAYAAEFFRWFSEEAVRADGLVSRAPASGARILVQHKPAGIAVLVTPWNYPAAMGTRKIAPALAAGCPVVIKPASETPLTMLALMPLLEEAGVPPGVVNVLPSRRTGAVVDRMLHDPRVRVVSFTGSTGVGRTLLRSAADQVLKPAMELGGNAPLLVLRDADVDVAVEGAMLAKMRNLGEACTAANRFYVHESVAEAFVARFTERMAALTVGNGLDPAVDVGPLVNADTRDKVAAFVEDAVAKGARVRLGGRRPDGPGFFYPPTVLTDVPDDAECLRDEIFGPVAAIQTFSDEEDAIRRANDTEYGLVAYVFTKDMKRGLGVCERLDYGMVGLNRGLVSDPAAPFGGVKQSGLGREGGHEGMLEFMESQYVSASW, from the coding sequence ATGGACCACACCGACCTCTACATCGACGGCGCCTGGCGCCCCGGCTCGGAGGGCGAGCGCTTCGACGTGATCAACCCCGCCGACGAGAGCGTGCTCGCCTCCGTCGCCTCGGCCACCACCGACGACGCCGACGCCGCGCTCGACGCGGCCGCGCGCGCCTTCGGCCCCTGGGCCGCGCGCACCCCGCGCGAGCGCGCCGAGATCCTGCGCAAGGCCTTCGAGCTGATGAGCGCGCGCCTCGATCATTTCGCCCGGCTGATCACGCTGGAGAACGGCAAGGCCGGCGCCGACGCGCGCGGCGAGGCGGCCTATGCCGCGGAGTTCTTCCGCTGGTTCTCCGAGGAGGCCGTGCGCGCCGACGGGCTCGTCTCCCGCGCGCCGGCCTCGGGCGCGCGCATCCTGGTCCAGCACAAGCCCGCGGGGATCGCGGTGCTGGTCACGCCCTGGAACTACCCGGCCGCCATGGGCACACGCAAGATCGCCCCGGCGCTCGCCGCCGGCTGCCCCGTCGTCATCAAGCCCGCCTCCGAGACGCCGCTGACCATGCTCGCGCTGATGCCGCTGCTCGAGGAGGCGGGCGTGCCGCCGGGCGTCGTCAACGTGCTGCCCTCGCGCCGCACGGGCGCCGTCGTCGATCGCATGCTGCACGATCCGCGCGTGCGGGTCGTGTCCTTCACCGGCTCCACCGGCGTCGGGCGCACGCTCCTGCGCAGCGCCGCCGACCAGGTGCTCAAGCCCGCGATGGAGCTCGGCGGCAACGCGCCGCTGCTCGTGCTGCGCGACGCCGACGTCGACGTCGCGGTCGAAGGGGCGATGCTCGCCAAGATGCGCAATCTCGGCGAGGCCTGCACGGCGGCGAACCGCTTCTACGTCCACGAGAGCGTGGCGGAGGCCTTCGTCGCGCGCTTCACCGAGCGCATGGCGGCCCTCACCGTCGGTAACGGCCTGGACCCGGCGGTGGACGTCGGCCCGCTGGTGAACGCCGACACGCGCGACAAGGTCGCCGCCTTCGTCGAGGACGCGGTGGCCAAGGGCGCACGGGTGCGCCTCGGCGGCCGACGTCCCGACGGGCCGGGCTTCTTCTATCCGCCGACGGTGCTCACCGACGTGCCGGACGACGCCGAGTGCCTGCGCGACGAGATCTTCGGCCCCGTCGCCGCGATCCAGACCTTCAGCGACGAGGAGGACGCGATTCGACGCGCCAACGACACCGAATACGGCCTCGTCGCCTACGTCTTCACCAAGGACATGAAGCGCGGCCTCGGCGTCTGCGAGCGGCTCGACTACGGCATGGTGGGGCTCAACCGCGGGCTCGTCTCGGATCCGGCGGCGCCCTTCGGCGGGGTGAAGCAGTCCGGGCTCGGCCGCGAGGGCGGGCACGAGGGCATGCTGGAATTCATGGAAAGCCAGTACGTCTCGGCGAGCTGGTGA
- a CDS encoding 2-oxo acid dehydrogenase subunit E2: protein MTDVIASPSVRAHAGRNGVDLDALGHELGRTSIAREDVDRKLSGGSAPAKPAAAPTEDTHARHWAIEHEAYGPATREPLSRFAKVSAAAMAAAQARIPAVTHHDRADVTALEAFRAAMKGEAAARGMRLTALAFHVKALARALEDFPRFNASLSEDGETLILKHWVDIGIAVDAPHGLSVPVVRGADRKGLWAIAEEIADLAARAQARKLRPDEMGGAGMTISNLGGIGGSGFSPIVNPPEVAILGLTRTETVPVWDGERFVPRPMVPLDLSYDHRVINGADAARFLAHHARLIEDPRRLL from the coding sequence ATGACCGACGTGATCGCCAGCCCCTCCGTGCGGGCCCATGCCGGGAGGAACGGCGTCGATCTCGACGCGCTCGGCCACGAGCTCGGGCGCACCAGCATCGCCCGCGAGGACGTCGACCGGAAGCTGTCGGGCGGCTCCGCGCCCGCCAAGCCGGCCGCCGCTCCCACCGAGGACACGCACGCCCGCCATTGGGCCATCGAGCACGAGGCCTACGGGCCGGCGACCCGCGAGCCGCTCTCGCGCTTCGCCAAGGTCTCGGCGGCGGCGATGGCGGCCGCGCAGGCGCGCATCCCGGCGGTGACCCACCACGACCGCGCCGACGTGACCGCGCTCGAGGCCTTCCGCGCCGCGATGAAGGGCGAGGCCGCCGCCCGCGGCATGCGGCTCACCGCGCTCGCCTTCCACGTCAAGGCGCTGGCGCGCGCGCTGGAGGACTTCCCGCGCTTCAACGCCTCCCTCTCGGAGGACGGCGAGACGCTGATCCTCAAGCACTGGGTCGACATCGGCATCGCGGTCGACGCGCCCCATGGGCTCAGCGTGCCGGTCGTGCGCGGGGCGGATCGCAAGGGCCTGTGGGCGATCGCCGAGGAGATCGCCGATCTCGCGGCGCGCGCGCAGGCGCGCAAGCTGCGCCCCGACGAGATGGGCGGCGCGGGCATGACGATCTCGAACCTCGGCGGCATCGGCGGCAGCGGGTTCTCGCCGATCGTCAACCCGCCGGAAGTGGCGATCCTCGGGCTCACCCGCACCGAGACGGTTCCCGTCTGGGACGGCGAGCGCTTCGTCCCGCGCCCGATGGTCCCGCTCGATCTCAGCTACGACCACCGCGTGATCAACGGGGCGGACGCGGCGCGCTTTCTCGCGCATCATGCGCGCCTCATCGAGGATCCCCGCCGGCTGCTGTAA
- a CDS encoding SDR family NAD(P)-dependent oxidoreductase, with amino-acid sequence MAALFDLTGKTALVTGCRRGIGRAMAVALAEAGADVVGVSAGLEPDGGDVGADVAATGRRFTAERCDLGDRAALDALVERLDAGPPIDILVNNAGIIRRAPAAEHSDADWDAVLDVNLTAPFRLSRAVGSRMIARGNGGKIVFTASVLSFQGGILVPGYAASKGAIAQVTKALANEWAGHGVNVNAIAPGYIATDNTAALQADEARTAALLARVPAGRWGAPRDLAGVTVFLCSQAADFVHGAVIPVDGGWLAR; translated from the coding sequence ATCGCCGCCCTGTTCGACCTCACGGGCAAGACCGCCCTCGTCACCGGCTGCCGACGCGGCATCGGCCGCGCCATGGCGGTCGCGCTCGCGGAGGCGGGCGCCGACGTCGTCGGCGTCAGCGCCGGGCTCGAGCCCGACGGAGGCGACGTCGGCGCGGACGTCGCCGCGACGGGCCGCCGCTTCACGGCCGAGCGCTGCGATCTCGGCGACCGCGCCGCGCTCGACGCCCTGGTCGAGCGCCTCGACGCGGGCCCGCCGATCGACATCCTCGTCAACAATGCCGGCATCATCCGCCGCGCGCCCGCCGCGGAGCATTCGGACGCCGACTGGGACGCCGTTCTCGACGTGAACCTCACCGCGCCCTTCCGGCTGTCCCGCGCCGTGGGCAGCCGCATGATCGCACGCGGGAACGGCGGCAAGATCGTCTTCACCGCCTCGGTCCTGTCGTTCCAGGGCGGCATCCTGGTGCCCGGCTACGCGGCGTCGAAGGGCGCGATCGCGCAAGTGACCAAGGCGCTCGCCAACGAGTGGGCGGGCCACGGCGTCAACGTCAACGCCATCGCCCCGGGCTACATCGCCACCGACAACACGGCCGCGCTCCAGGCCGACGAGGCGCGCACGGCGGCGCTGCTCGCGCGCGTTCCCGCCGGCCGCTGGGGCGCGCCGCGGGACCTCGCGGGCGTCACGGTGTTCCTCTGCTCGCAAGCCGCCGACTTCGTCCACGGCGCCGTGATCCCGGTCGACGGCGGCTGGCTCGCGCGTTGA
- a CDS encoding dihydroxyacetone kinase subunit DhaK, which produces MKQFINSKDTLVTEAIDGLVRASSGRLARLDGYPHVKVVVRTDWDRSKVALVSGGGSGHEPSHAGFVGRGMLTAAVCGDVFASPSVDAVLAGILAVTGKSGCLLVVKNYTGDRLNFGLAAERARAFGLNVAMVIVDDDVALPDLPQARGVAGTLFVHKIAGALAEEGADLETVAAAAQRVIDGAISIGMSLDTCTVPGSPKEDRIAFGKAELGLGIHGEAGIEQVEFAGARAAMAMVVDRLRPHLGAGDHVALMNNLGGATPLEMSVLTEELARSDIGARVKWLVGPAPLMTSLDMHGFSLSLLPVGAGQMKALDAPVAPRAWPGLDRLDEPTVLPIPDGVTPIQPMASEHPANRALIERCCDLLIAAEADLNALDAKSGDGDTGSTLAGAARALRASLDRMPLADPTQLYRAIGIELSQTMGGSSGVLLAIFFAAAGDASASGKSWIGALSAGLDRIMQVGGAQPGDRTMIDALAPALEALPNGLPAAAAAARAGADRTAAITRAKAGRAAYLGEGKLAGHNDPGAEAVARLLEGLA; this is translated from the coding sequence GTGAAGCAATTCATCAACAGCAAGGACACCCTCGTCACCGAGGCGATCGACGGCCTGGTGCGGGCCTCCTCCGGCCGGCTGGCGCGGCTCGACGGCTATCCGCATGTGAAGGTCGTGGTGCGCACCGACTGGGACCGCTCGAAGGTCGCGCTGGTCTCCGGCGGCGGCTCCGGGCACGAACCGAGCCATGCGGGCTTCGTCGGGCGCGGCATGCTGACGGCGGCCGTATGCGGCGACGTCTTCGCCTCGCCCTCGGTCGACGCCGTCCTCGCCGGCATCCTCGCCGTGACCGGCAAGTCCGGCTGCCTGCTCGTCGTCAAGAACTACACGGGCGATCGGCTGAACTTCGGCCTCGCCGCCGAGCGCGCCCGCGCCTTCGGGCTCAACGTCGCCATGGTGATCGTCGACGACGACGTGGCGCTCCCCGACCTGCCGCAGGCGCGCGGCGTGGCCGGCACGCTGTTCGTGCACAAGATCGCCGGCGCGCTCGCCGAGGAGGGCGCCGATCTCGAGACCGTCGCCGCGGCGGCGCAGCGCGTCATCGACGGCGCGATCTCCATCGGCATGTCGCTCGACACCTGCACCGTGCCGGGCTCGCCCAAGGAGGACCGGATCGCCTTCGGCAAGGCCGAGCTCGGCCTCGGCATCCACGGCGAGGCCGGCATCGAGCAGGTGGAGTTCGCCGGCGCGCGCGCCGCGATGGCGATGGTGGTCGATCGGCTGCGGCCGCATCTCGGCGCGGGCGATCACGTGGCGCTGATGAACAATCTGGGCGGGGCGACGCCGCTCGAGATGTCGGTCCTCACCGAGGAGCTCGCCCGCTCCGACATCGGCGCGCGGGTGAAGTGGCTCGTCGGCCCCGCGCCGCTGATGACCTCGCTCGACATGCACGGCTTCTCGCTCTCGCTCCTGCCGGTCGGCGCGGGGCAGATGAAGGCGCTCGACGCCCCCGTCGCCCCGCGGGCCTGGCCGGGCCTCGACCGGCTCGACGAGCCGACGGTGCTGCCCATTCCCGACGGCGTCACGCCGATCCAGCCGATGGCGTCCGAGCACCCGGCGAACCGCGCCCTGATCGAGCGCTGCTGCGATCTCCTGATCGCGGCGGAGGCGGACCTCAACGCGCTCGACGCCAAGTCCGGCGACGGCGACACCGGCTCGACCCTCGCCGGCGCCGCGCGGGCGCTGCGCGCCTCGCTCGATCGCATGCCCCTCGCCGACCCGACGCAGCTCTATCGCGCCATCGGCATCGAGCTCTCGCAGACGATGGGCGGGTCGTCGGGCGTGCTGCTCGCGATCTTTTTCGCCGCCGCCGGCGACGCCTCCGCCTCCGGCAAGAGCTGGATCGGTGCGCTCTCCGCGGGGCTCGATCGCATCATGCAGGTCGGCGGCGCGCAGCCGGGGGACCGCACCATGATCGACGCGCTCGCGCCCGCGCTCGAGGCCTTGCCGAACGGGCTGCCCGCAGCGGCCGCGGCGGCGCGCGCCGGCGCCGATCGCACGGCGGCGATCACCCGCGCCAAGGCCGGGCGCGCGGCCTATCTCGGCGAGGGCAAGCTCGCCGGGCACAACGATCCCGGCGCGGAGGCCGTGGCGCGGCTGCTCGAGGGCCTCGCCTGA